A DNA window from Luteolibacter luteus contains the following coding sequences:
- a CDS encoding outer membrane protein — translation MNSLVTLGLALGMSAAALAGDTSTTTSYTPAPSASPSLWNWFAGGSVGYLIDNEEAYYTLHAGLKLAESGPITHSLFLEGAYAEFDESFLTTDVIPVTLNYKLDYNINDRFSVYGGVGLGAAFVDTEVGPFSDDSVEFTAQAFVGVGYDVTSNFQIYTGARYIWVDDSEIFNVPVDIGDDVGVELGLRFKF, via the coding sequence ATGAACTCCCTTGTTACCCTTGGCCTCGCGCTCGGTATGAGCGCAGCCGCCCTTGCCGGCGATACGTCCACCACCACCTCCTACACCCCCGCTCCGTCGGCCTCCCCGTCGCTGTGGAATTGGTTCGCCGGTGGTTCCGTCGGCTACCTGATCGACAACGAAGAAGCCTACTACACCCTGCACGCAGGTCTGAAGCTGGCTGAAAGCGGCCCGATCACCCACTCCCTTTTCCTTGAAGGTGCCTACGCTGAATTCGACGAGTCCTTCCTCACCACCGACGTCATCCCCGTCACGCTGAACTACAAGCTGGACTACAACATCAACGACCGCTTCTCCGTCTACGGCGGCGTCGGCCTTGGTGCTGCGTTCGTGGACACCGAAGTGGGTCCCTTCAGCGATGACTCCGTGGAATTCACCGCCCAGGCTTTCGTGGGCGTTGGCTACGACGTGACCTCTAACTTCCAGATCTACACCGGCGCCCGCTACATCTGGGTGGACGACAGCGAGATCTTCAACGTTCCGGTCGATATCGGTGACGACGTGGGCGTGGAGCTGGGCCTCCGCTTCAAGTTCTGA
- a CDS encoding tetratricopeptide repeat protein has protein sequence MTAKALLLALAFATVTSTVAPAAVSLGASSPAAVPSVPEGPAKAAMDAYREGRHTAGVELAKPLAEKGNADALFLLGFAAETGQGLPASRDAALENYKKAAAAGHKDATYRRALILLNSKEEKDRQEARESLESAAKTDPANAGRILGEAFLRGLLSEKPDFNKAAQWWTSASEAGDTPAILLLARLYEGAFGFKDKADAKKSLDLYKKAAALGDENALIPLGSRLLNGEEKLRDEKEGREWLQKAVEKKQFAAYLALGDFEENVKKDDKAALAQYQKGAEEKQPDCLLRVAGFHLEGKAGLEKSEEKGREWLDKAAEAGSPLAGLELASRISKDEKPDLLAAYKYLLSSANAGLPVAQNELGLLYVSGNLGLSDPAAGVAWFTAAAKAGHAAAQNNLATLYERGMGVPVDYNNAGQLYSLAANQGHAAATTGLARLHAAGLGTAQDLPKAWALASLAVDRGDADAKTLLGDITSKLDEKQLADAKKQLEDLKKPQADKPAAEAPKEEKK, from the coding sequence GTGACCGCTAAAGCCCTCCTGCTTGCCCTTGCCTTCGCCACCGTGACCTCGACCGTCGCCCCTGCCGCGGTCAGCCTCGGTGCCAGTTCTCCTGCCGCCGTCCCCTCGGTCCCCGAAGGACCCGCGAAGGCCGCCATGGATGCCTATCGCGAAGGCCGCCACACGGCTGGCGTGGAACTCGCCAAGCCCTTGGCGGAGAAGGGCAATGCCGATGCTCTCTTCCTTCTCGGCTTCGCCGCGGAAACCGGCCAGGGCCTGCCCGCCTCGCGCGATGCCGCGCTGGAGAATTACAAGAAGGCCGCTGCCGCCGGTCATAAGGACGCCACCTACCGCCGCGCCCTGATCCTTCTGAACTCGAAGGAGGAGAAGGACCGCCAGGAAGCCCGCGAGTCGCTGGAATCCGCCGCAAAGACCGACCCGGCCAATGCCGGACGCATCCTCGGTGAGGCCTTCCTCCGCGGCCTGCTCAGCGAAAAGCCCGATTTCAACAAGGCCGCCCAATGGTGGACCTCCGCTTCCGAAGCCGGTGATACTCCTGCGATCCTGCTGCTGGCCCGTCTTTACGAAGGCGCCTTCGGCTTCAAGGACAAGGCCGACGCCAAGAAGTCGCTCGATCTCTACAAGAAGGCCGCAGCCCTCGGCGATGAAAACGCGCTGATCCCGCTTGGTTCCCGCCTGCTCAATGGGGAAGAGAAACTCCGCGATGAAAAGGAAGGCCGCGAGTGGTTGCAGAAGGCGGTCGAGAAAAAGCAATTCGCCGCCTATCTCGCGCTCGGCGACTTCGAGGAAAACGTGAAGAAGGACGATAAGGCCGCGCTCGCCCAGTACCAGAAGGGTGCCGAGGAAAAACAGCCGGACTGCCTGCTGCGCGTCGCCGGCTTCCATCTCGAAGGGAAGGCTGGTCTTGAGAAGAGCGAGGAAAAAGGCCGTGAGTGGCTGGACAAGGCCGCCGAAGCCGGTAGCCCGCTCGCAGGACTGGAGCTCGCCTCCCGCATCTCGAAGGACGAGAAGCCGGACCTCCTCGCCGCCTACAAATATCTGCTTTCCTCCGCCAATGCCGGCTTGCCGGTGGCTCAGAACGAACTCGGCCTGCTCTACGTCTCCGGAAATCTCGGCCTGAGCGATCCGGCTGCGGGCGTGGCATGGTTCACCGCGGCCGCGAAGGCCGGACACGCCGCCGCCCAGAACAATCTGGCTACCCTCTACGAGCGCGGCATGGGCGTGCCGGTGGATTACAATAACGCGGGCCAGCTTTACTCGCTGGCGGCCAACCAAGGCCACGCCGCCGCCACCACCGGCCTGGCCCGCCTCCACGCCGCAGGCCTCGGCACCGCGCAAGATCTCCCGAAGGCATGGGCCCTCGCTTCCCTCGCCGTGGATCGCGGCGATGCCGATGCCAAGACCCTTCTCGGCGACATCACGAGCAAGCTGGATGAAAAGCAACTCGCCGATGCCAAGAAGCAGCTCGAAGACCTGAAGAAACCGCAGGCCGACAAGCCCGCCGCCGAAGCCCCGAAAGAAGAGAAGAAGTAA
- a CDS encoding PmoA family protein has translation MKPMISCFAAVAVLACHASAADAVTAVREGRQLVVRSGAREILRYQAEEGELPRKDIREIFTRGGYIQSIHSPAGKLVTDDFPPNHLHHHGIWSPWTKTEFEGREPDFWNMGDGKGRVEFVSVGETWAKDGKVGFKTNHRFIDMTAKPEKVALLETWNVSVGAEEKAYVIDIDITQTCATDSPLKLPEYHYGGLGFRGNRAWDGAANLKVLAASGLTDRDKVNTAKEPWCWVGGEVEGAACGVTILSHPSNFRAPQPIRLHPTEPFFCYAPQQTGAMEIVPGKPYQARYRIIVTDGEVDVEAIRKWAEDYAKVK, from the coding sequence ATGAAACCCATGATTTCCTGCTTCGCCGCCGTGGCCGTGTTGGCCTGCCACGCTTCCGCTGCTGATGCGGTCACCGCGGTTCGGGAGGGGAGGCAGTTGGTGGTGCGGTCTGGAGCGAGAGAAATTCTCCGCTATCAGGCCGAAGAGGGTGAACTCCCACGCAAGGACATCAGGGAGATCTTTACCCGCGGCGGCTACATCCAGTCGATCCACTCGCCTGCGGGCAAGCTGGTGACGGATGATTTTCCGCCAAATCACCTGCATCACCACGGCATCTGGAGCCCGTGGACGAAGACGGAGTTCGAAGGCCGTGAGCCGGATTTCTGGAACATGGGCGACGGCAAGGGCCGCGTGGAATTCGTCTCGGTCGGCGAGACCTGGGCGAAGGACGGGAAGGTGGGATTCAAGACGAACCACCGCTTCATCGACATGACGGCGAAACCGGAGAAGGTGGCGCTATTGGAAACTTGGAACGTGTCGGTTGGCGCGGAAGAAAAAGCTTACGTCATCGACATCGACATTACCCAAACCTGCGCGACCGATTCGCCGCTGAAGCTGCCGGAGTATCATTACGGCGGTTTGGGATTCCGGGGGAATCGTGCTTGGGATGGTGCGGCAAATCTCAAGGTGCTCGCGGCTTCCGGCCTCACGGATCGGGACAAGGTGAATACCGCGAAGGAGCCGTGGTGCTGGGTCGGAGGTGAAGTGGAAGGTGCGGCTTGTGGTGTCACGATCCTCAGCCATCCCTCGAATTTCAGGGCGCCGCAGCCGATCCGGCTTCATCCTACGGAGCCGTTTTTCTGCTATGCGCCCCAGCAGACCGGGGCGATGGAGATTGTTCCCGGAAAACCGTATCAGGCGCGCTACCGGATCATTGTGACGGATGGCGAGGTGGACGTAGAGGCGATTAGGAAGTGGGCGGAGGATTACGCGAAGGTGAAGTGA
- a CDS encoding DUF1800 domain-containing protein, whose amino-acid sequence MLQAAPEEWTIFEAAHLLRRAGFGGSPDEIRLFHSMGRRKAVESLLAADEELDAFPLPGWATSEEAAAEARERVAQARELRQLTRDLSPEEADRKRREFRQKQQRTERQHSVEGQGWWFNRMLRTHAPLREKMVLFWHDHFSTSFQKVKQPVLLMKQNELFRKYAMGSFKDLTHEVVKDPAMMLYLDTQNSRKGKPNENFAREVMELFTLGEGNYTEQDIKEAARAFTGYQINRLDGTVTHNKRQWDNGEKAIFSKKDRYDGDGVVDLIFEQKSAATYLPGKLWEYFVAENPPQEGVDALGKSFRAANFRIEPLLREIFLSKAFYAESVMHNQIKSPIQYLVQMLKELELRQAPAAYILSAQQQLGQVLFMPPNVAGWDWGKAWINTNTLLSRYNVAGFITKGSQDDTPLANNDDGAMMDMEMDRKQMRVSNAMQRAAQRWEGPDFERIAPRELREDPEKLVDALIFRFFQMPLSGKERETFVEYARSKKGAIFTNKETGELCHLMLSTPRYQLD is encoded by the coding sequence ATGCTCCAAGCTGCACCCGAAGAATGGACGATCTTCGAAGCCGCGCACCTGCTCCGCAGGGCCGGATTCGGCGGATCTCCCGATGAGATCAGGCTCTTTCATTCAATGGGTCGCCGGAAGGCGGTGGAGAGTCTGCTGGCCGCGGATGAAGAACTCGATGCCTTTCCTCTTCCTGGATGGGCGACGTCGGAGGAAGCTGCAGCTGAAGCCCGTGAACGGGTTGCGCAAGCCCGCGAACTGCGTCAGTTGACCCGCGATCTGTCTCCGGAAGAAGCAGACAGGAAGCGCCGCGAATTTCGTCAGAAGCAACAGCGGACGGAACGTCAGCATTCGGTCGAAGGCCAGGGTTGGTGGTTCAACCGCATGCTGAGAACTCATGCGCCCTTGCGCGAGAAGATGGTGCTTTTCTGGCACGATCACTTTTCCACTTCCTTCCAGAAGGTGAAGCAGCCGGTTCTGTTGATGAAACAGAATGAACTCTTCCGGAAATACGCCATGGGATCCTTCAAGGACCTCACGCATGAGGTCGTGAAGGATCCTGCGATGATGCTCTATCTCGACACGCAGAATTCGAGAAAAGGCAAGCCGAACGAGAATTTTGCCCGTGAGGTGATGGAGCTCTTCACTTTGGGTGAGGGGAATTACACGGAACAGGACATCAAGGAAGCCGCCCGCGCTTTCACCGGCTATCAGATCAATCGCCTCGATGGCACGGTCACCCATAACAAACGCCAGTGGGACAATGGCGAGAAGGCGATCTTCTCCAAGAAAGACCGCTATGACGGCGATGGAGTGGTGGACTTGATCTTCGAACAGAAGTCCGCAGCCACTTATCTTCCGGGCAAGCTCTGGGAATACTTCGTCGCGGAGAATCCGCCGCAGGAAGGCGTCGATGCCTTGGGCAAAAGCTTCCGCGCCGCGAACTTCCGAATCGAGCCACTGCTTCGGGAGATCTTCCTTTCGAAGGCTTTCTATGCGGAAAGCGTGATGCACAACCAGATCAAGAGTCCGATCCAGTATCTCGTACAGATGCTGAAGGAACTCGAACTCCGCCAGGCTCCAGCTGCTTACATCCTCTCCGCCCAGCAGCAGCTTGGGCAAGTTCTCTTCATGCCGCCTAACGTTGCGGGCTGGGACTGGGGAAAGGCTTGGATCAATACCAATACCCTGCTCTCCCGCTACAACGTCGCAGGCTTCATTACCAAAGGCTCTCAGGACGACACGCCTCTTGCCAATAATGATGACGGCGCAATGATGGACATGGAAATGGACCGCAAGCAGATGCGGGTCAGCAATGCCATGCAGCGCGCCGCGCAGCGCTGGGAGGGGCCGGACTTCGAAAGGATCGCGCCGCGTGAGCTGCGGGAGGATCCTGAGAAGCTAGTGGATGCTCTGATCTTCCGCTTCTTCCAGATGCCGCTCTCCGGGAAAGAGCGCGAGACCTTCGTCGAATACGCACGTTCGAAGAAGGGTGCCATCTTCACGAACAAGGAAACCGGCGAACTGTGTCACCTGATGCTGAGCACCCCTCGCTATCAGCTCGACTGA
- a CDS encoding sulfatase translates to MKALVSLLIISCSWTASAMEQPNLLVFLVDDMGWQDTSLPFLHDANGKPVTTDLNRRYRTPNMEALAARGMKFTRAYAHPVCTPSRVSLMTGKNPARHRVTNWTSPTGAENGDNDVPNLRSPDEWLRKGMAESEKPLPSILHAAGYHTIHCGKAHFGSKGTWAADPKGIGFDVNIAGNEIGHPASYFAKENFGKGSNHVTGLEKWQGSDGFLTDVLTQELCAEIEKSAKDEKPFFAYMAHYAVHSPFQTDPRFAANYPDLTPPQHAYATLIEGMDRSLGDILAKLEALGIADETFVIFISDNGGDAPIPNNNMNPAVSGNAPLRGKKGMRYEGGMRVPMIASWAKADTVNPLQSALPVQAASRTDDLVHIADLFPTLLSLAGVKDVASADGHDLTPYLRGDTSYHRPQWLVTHYPHGHNNDHFSVLHEGTWKFIHNYADASTELYDLSKDLSESKNLATDRAERAASMSKELERRLDDYAALRSKRINP, encoded by the coding sequence GTGAAGGCACTCGTTTCACTTCTGATCATCAGCTGCAGTTGGACCGCATCCGCCATGGAGCAGCCAAATCTGCTTGTCTTCCTGGTGGACGACATGGGCTGGCAAGATACCTCGCTACCTTTCCTTCATGATGCAAATGGCAAACCCGTGACCACGGATCTGAACCGCCGCTACCGGACTCCAAATATGGAAGCACTGGCCGCACGCGGAATGAAGTTCACGAGAGCCTACGCCCACCCCGTCTGCACGCCATCACGAGTGAGCCTGATGACCGGGAAAAACCCTGCCCGGCATCGGGTAACGAATTGGACCAGCCCGACCGGCGCGGAGAATGGTGACAATGATGTGCCGAACCTGCGCTCGCCGGATGAATGGTTACGCAAGGGGATGGCCGAATCCGAGAAACCACTGCCGTCGATTCTCCATGCCGCCGGCTATCACACGATTCACTGCGGCAAGGCTCACTTCGGCAGCAAGGGCACCTGGGCAGCCGATCCGAAGGGGATTGGATTCGACGTGAACATCGCCGGAAATGAGATCGGTCATCCGGCGTCTTATTTCGCAAAGGAAAACTTCGGCAAGGGATCCAATCACGTCACCGGCCTCGAAAAATGGCAAGGCAGCGACGGATTCCTTACCGACGTGCTGACTCAAGAACTATGTGCCGAGATCGAGAAGTCCGCCAAGGATGAGAAGCCGTTCTTCGCCTACATGGCCCACTATGCCGTGCATTCCCCCTTCCAGACCGATCCACGCTTCGCCGCAAACTATCCCGACCTCACGCCTCCACAACACGCTTACGCGACTTTGATCGAGGGGATGGACCGCTCGCTCGGCGACATCCTCGCCAAGCTCGAGGCACTCGGAATCGCCGACGAGACATTCGTCATCTTTATATCGGACAATGGCGGGGATGCGCCGATCCCCAACAACAACATGAATCCGGCAGTCTCGGGCAATGCTCCGCTCCGGGGAAAGAAAGGCATGCGCTATGAAGGAGGCATGCGCGTGCCGATGATCGCTTCATGGGCCAAAGCGGACACTGTGAATCCGCTGCAATCCGCACTGCCCGTTCAAGCCGCTTCCCGCACGGACGATCTCGTTCACATCGCCGACCTCTTCCCTACCCTGCTCAGCCTGGCTGGAGTGAAGGACGTCGCTTCCGCCGATGGCCATGATCTTACTCCTTACCTCAGGGGGGACACCAGCTACCATCGCCCGCAATGGCTCGTGACCCACTACCCGCACGGTCACAACAACGACCACTTTTCCGTGCTCCATGAAGGAACATGGAAATTCATCCACAACTACGCGGATGCTTCCACGGAGCTTTACGATCTATCCAAGGATCTTTCCGAGTCGAAGAACCTCGCAACCGACCGAGCGGAGCGAGCAGCCTCCATGTCAAAAGAACTCGAGCGGCGACTTGATGACTACGCCGCCCTTCGTTCAAAACGGATCAATCCCTGA
- a CDS encoding DUF1501 domain-containing protein, which translates to MKTRREFLRSTLLGASATWTVPMFVERTFADLHMGARDLATQPVTGKDGTILVVLQLAGGNDGLNTLIPFADDAYHNARPRLAKKEKEIITLGDHVGLNGSMPFLGSLFKEGNLGVVQGVGYPNPNRSHFVSTSIWETADLENRSSTGWIGRYFDNACSGSDPTVGISLNKTQPESFGAMKNPGVCLSSPELYRWIHGGGEKAQAEEFFASLNSPEDDDDSPVDGASIDMPAGGRTGGIEGESNLAFLERVAMDARVSSAKILELAAKYKTKVAYEGTPIARSLNMVSRLIAGGMPTRVYYVSHGGFDTHNQQVNSHDRLLGQLDRALKSFFADLKAQGNAERVVLMTFSEFGRRVAENASAGTDHGRASCLFVAGEGVKGGLYGKYPSLTDLDQGDLKHTVDFRGVYASVLEGWLKTPSKPVLRGDFAKLGLIG; encoded by the coding sequence ATGAAAACTCGACGCGAATTCCTCCGCTCGACCTTGCTTGGTGCTTCCGCGACTTGGACGGTGCCGATGTTCGTCGAACGCACCTTTGCCGACCTGCACATGGGTGCCCGCGACCTTGCGACCCAGCCGGTGACGGGAAAGGACGGTACGATCTTGGTCGTACTCCAGCTTGCCGGTGGTAATGATGGTTTGAATACCCTCATCCCTTTTGCCGACGACGCTTATCACAATGCCCGTCCTCGGCTGGCGAAAAAGGAGAAGGAGATCATCACGCTCGGTGATCACGTGGGCTTGAATGGCTCGATGCCATTTCTTGGCAGCCTGTTTAAGGAAGGAAACCTTGGTGTGGTCCAAGGCGTGGGTTATCCGAATCCGAATCGCTCGCACTTCGTATCCACCTCCATATGGGAAACAGCAGATCTTGAGAATCGCTCCAGCACCGGTTGGATCGGCCGCTATTTCGACAATGCCTGCTCCGGTTCTGATCCGACGGTCGGCATCAGTCTGAACAAGACCCAGCCCGAGTCCTTCGGTGCGATGAAGAATCCCGGAGTATGCCTTAGCTCTCCCGAGCTCTATCGCTGGATTCACGGCGGCGGCGAGAAGGCGCAGGCCGAGGAGTTCTTCGCTTCCCTCAATTCTCCGGAGGATGACGACGATAGCCCGGTTGATGGCGCATCAATCGACATGCCTGCAGGTGGGCGGACCGGTGGCATCGAGGGCGAAAGCAACCTCGCATTCCTGGAGCGTGTGGCGATGGATGCCCGGGTCAGCTCCGCCAAGATCCTTGAGCTCGCAGCCAAGTATAAGACGAAAGTCGCTTACGAGGGCACACCGATCGCCCGCAGCCTGAACATGGTCTCCCGTCTTATCGCCGGTGGCATGCCGACCCGCGTCTACTACGTGAGCCATGGTGGCTTCGACACCCACAACCAGCAGGTGAACTCGCACGACCGCTTGCTGGGCCAGCTTGACCGTGCGCTGAAGTCCTTCTTCGCCGATCTCAAGGCGCAGGGAAATGCGGAGCGTGTGGTGCTGATGACCTTCTCCGAGTTTGGCCGCCGCGTTGCGGAGAATGCCAGCGCCGGTACCGACCATGGTCGCGCGTCCTGCCTCTTCGTGGCCGGCGAAGGCGTGAAGGGCGGCCTCTACGGCAAATATCCAAGTCTTACCGACCTCGACCAAGGCGATCTCAAGCACACCGTCGATTTTCGCGGAGTGTACGCCTCCGTGCTGGAGGGATGGCTGAAGACTCCATCGAAGCCAGTGTTGCGGGGCGACTTCGCGAAGCTCGGCTTGATTGGATGA
- a CDS encoding phosphopantothenoylcysteine decarboxylase, protein MRVLVTAGPTREALDPVRYLTNRSSGKMGYAMADAFARAGHAVLLVSGPTQLDIPEGVDFLPIETAEEMFDAVKRYIGKMDAAVFAAAVADYRPAVVSDQKIKKTGETLTLELVRTPDILGSVRGDFGFTGTLVGFAAETQNLQQNAREKLRKKGCDLVIANDVSKPGIGFDSDRNEVLLVFPEHVEALPEDEKHHLAPRLVREIERLAAERASN, encoded by the coding sequence ATGCGCGTCCTCGTCACAGCCGGCCCCACTCGCGAGGCCCTCGATCCGGTGCGCTACCTGACGAACCGTTCGTCCGGAAAGATGGGCTATGCCATGGCCGACGCCTTCGCACGCGCCGGTCATGCCGTGCTGCTGGTTTCCGGACCCACGCAGCTCGATATCCCGGAGGGCGTGGACTTCCTTCCGATCGAAACCGCGGAGGAGATGTTTGACGCCGTGAAGCGCTACATCGGCAAGATGGATGCCGCCGTCTTCGCCGCCGCCGTCGCCGACTATCGTCCCGCGGTGGTTTCCGATCAGAAAATCAAGAAGACCGGCGAAACCCTGACCCTCGAACTCGTCCGCACCCCCGATATCCTCGGTTCCGTGCGTGGCGACTTCGGCTTCACCGGCACCCTCGTCGGCTTCGCCGCGGAGACCCAGAATCTCCAGCAGAACGCCCGCGAGAAACTGAGGAAAAAGGGCTGCGATCTCGTCATCGCCAACGACGTCTCAAAGCCCGGCATCGGCTTCGACTCGGATCGCAATGAAGTCCTCCTCGTCTTCCCCGAACACGTCGAAGCGCTGCCCGAGGACGAAAAACACCACCTCGCCCCGCGCCTCGTCCGGGAGATCGAGCGTTTGGCGGCAGAGCGAGCGAGCAACTAA
- a CDS encoding HAD-IB family hydrolase has translation MAKPIPCGFNSRVTDDLRAKFDRGLALFDLDGTLIAWDTQMLFCDHVLKREGWRRAYLLFFSAFLPAAKVLGDEGMKRIFLCYLWRVDRQKLEEWVREFVANFFPGRCYPELLEKLKAHQEAGHLTVLASASPEFYVVEVARVLGFDIALGTPVESGDVMPLLPELTNHKSGEKVRRLSEILGSPIEGAWPSSHGYSDSTADLPMLECCMENTLVNPSSRLTAIGESRGWEIVRPAKPWKGRGGHVVEVLRRIAGL, from the coding sequence TTGGCGAAGCCCATCCCCTGCGGGTTCAATTCCCGCGTGACCGATGACCTACGCGCCAAGTTCGACCGCGGCCTCGCGCTCTTCGATCTGGATGGCACCCTGATCGCTTGGGACACGCAGATGCTTTTCTGCGATCATGTCCTGAAGCGGGAAGGGTGGCGGCGTGCCTATCTGCTGTTCTTCTCCGCGTTCCTGCCGGCTGCGAAGGTGCTGGGCGATGAAGGGATGAAGCGGATTTTCCTTTGCTACCTTTGGCGCGTAGACCGGCAGAAGCTGGAGGAATGGGTGCGGGAGTTCGTGGCGAACTTCTTTCCCGGCCGATGCTATCCGGAGCTGCTGGAGAAGCTGAAGGCTCATCAGGAAGCGGGGCATCTCACGGTGCTCGCTTCCGCGAGCCCCGAGTTCTATGTCGTCGAGGTCGCGCGGGTGCTTGGCTTCGACATCGCGCTGGGCACACCGGTGGAGAGCGGGGATGTGATGCCGCTGCTGCCGGAGCTGACCAATCACAAAAGCGGGGAGAAAGTACGACGTCTCTCGGAGATCCTCGGCTCCCCGATCGAAGGCGCTTGGCCATCGAGTCATGGTTACTCCGATAGCACGGCGGACCTGCCGATGCTGGAGTGCTGCATGGAAAACACCCTGGTAAACCCGTCCTCGCGGCTTACAGCCATAGGCGAGAGCCGTGGCTGGGAGATCGTCCGCCCTGCCAAGCCATGGAAGGGCCGCGGAGGACATGTGGTGGAGGTGCTGCGGCGCATTGCGGGGCTGTAA
- the ispF gene encoding 2-C-methyl-D-erythritol 2,4-cyclodiphosphate synthase, with amino-acid sequence MIGFGYDVHRFKEGRPLILGGVEIPHTHGLDGHSDADVLCHAIADAVLGSLGLPDIGHYFPPGDPQCLNICSLKILEKAAALCREQGYKLVNIDSTLVAEAPKVLPHREAMKENIGRALRLDPARVGIKATTNETMGFVGRREGIAAMAVAQVEPTGL; translated from the coding sequence ATGATCGGCTTCGGCTACGACGTTCATCGTTTCAAGGAAGGCCGCCCTCTCATCTTGGGAGGTGTGGAGATCCCGCATACCCATGGCTTGGATGGCCACTCGGATGCGGACGTGCTGTGCCATGCCATCGCGGACGCGGTGCTTGGTTCTCTCGGACTTCCGGACATCGGCCATTACTTCCCGCCCGGTGACCCGCAGTGCCTGAACATTTGCTCCCTGAAGATCTTGGAGAAGGCCGCCGCCCTTTGCCGCGAACAGGGCTACAAGCTGGTCAATATTGATAGCACCTTGGTGGCCGAAGCGCCGAAGGTGCTCCCGCACCGTGAAGCGATGAAAGAGAACATCGGCCGGGCCCTGAGGCTCGATCCCGCTCGCGTGGGGATCAAGGCAACCACCAATGAGACGATGGGCTTCGTCGGTCGCCGCGAAGGCATCGCGGCAATGGCCGTTGCCCAAGTGGAGCCCACTGGGCTTTGA
- a CDS encoding inositol monophosphatase family protein — protein sequence MTDLELTIHAAKEAGKLLKANFGLEAAVDEATHHDIKLALDKESQKLIEDILLGARPGDALYGEEGIGGNQDSDRQWIVDPIDGTVNFYYGIPHFCVSIALRVAGEVVVGVIHDPIIGETWTVEKGGVPMLDGKPIKVSSRTKLAECALFVGCGKDEEALTTGLERFRKASLKARKMRMMGSAALGMAYIASGRLDGYIESRISLWDIAAGKLLVEAAGGKVVLEPAKDADAWSIVATNGQIPIEEIL from the coding sequence GTGACCGACCTCGAACTCACCATCCACGCCGCCAAGGAAGCCGGCAAGCTGCTGAAAGCCAACTTCGGCCTCGAAGCGGCCGTCGATGAAGCGACCCATCACGACATCAAGCTGGCCCTCGACAAGGAATCACAGAAGCTGATCGAGGACATCCTGCTCGGCGCTCGCCCGGGCGATGCGCTTTACGGCGAAGAAGGCATCGGCGGGAATCAGGACAGCGATCGCCAGTGGATCGTCGATCCCATCGATGGCACGGTGAATTTCTACTACGGCATCCCCCACTTCTGCGTCTCGATCGCCCTCCGCGTTGCAGGCGAAGTCGTGGTCGGAGTGATCCACGATCCGATCATCGGCGAAACCTGGACCGTCGAAAAAGGCGGCGTGCCGATGCTCGATGGCAAGCCGATCAAGGTCAGCTCCCGCACCAAGCTCGCGGAGTGCGCGCTCTTCGTTGGCTGCGGCAAGGACGAGGAAGCCCTCACCACCGGCTTGGAACGTTTCCGCAAGGCCTCCCTGAAGGCCCGCAAGATGCGCATGATGGGCAGCGCCGCCCTCGGCATGGCCTACATCGCCAGCGGCCGCCTTGATGGCTACATCGAATCCCGTATCTCCCTCTGGGACATCGCCGCTGGCAAGCTGCTCGTCGAAGCCGCAGGCGGCAAGGTCGTCCTCGAACCTGCGAAGGATGCCGACGCCTGGTCGATCGTCGCCACCAACGGCCAGATCCCCATCGAGGAGATCCTCTAA